The Verrucomicrobium spinosum DSM 4136 = JCM 18804 DNA segment GTCGAAACCAATAGGCGGCCCGCGCCCGGTGGTGCGAGGTGAACTGCCCCGGCAGAAGGTTGTTGACGTGGCGGAAGTACACTGGAAACCCCCTCAACTGACGCCACATGCCCTGCCCACGGGAGCAACGCAGGTGATGACTGAAGTCCAGCGGCATCCTGTGCAGCGGAGAAGGGAGGCGCTTTCCCAGCAGTCGGGATTCCCATCGTTCCTGAAAAGTTGGCCTCAGATCCCCCAGCCATCGGGATGCCTCTGCCGGAATCTTTACCTCCAGATGCTTCTGCAAATAGTCCAGAGTGCCCTGCACCCCCTGAACCGTGCCCACCGCGGGTGCATGCTCCGCCACCCGCCGCCAGTCAATCTTGCCCCCCGCCTGTTGCACGAGGAAATAAGCATCGGCAATCCAGCGCACCGGCGAGACAGCCTTGTACTGAGGACCATGCGCGCAGGTGTGAAGGAACTGGTCGGTGGCGCAGGGCACCCCGGCGGGCTCGCCATGCAGTTCCAGGAGCTGTCTGCCCTCCCACAGGGTGCGGTCAAAATCTCTTCCCGCAGGCAGGTGACAGAGGCGCCAGTGGAGATCAATCGTGGCCTCTGCCGCATCCCGGAACGAACAAGCGTGGATGCTTGCAGGAAGTTCCCGCGGAGCGTGAACCTGCGACTGCCAGCCCAATCCTTCCAAGATGTCCATCGCCTGCCCCACACGAGAGAGCGGCACCAAAAGATCGAAATCATCCATGGGGCGCACGCCGTGATCACGATAGACTGTGAGAGTCAACCCTGCTCCTTTGAGCAACATACAGGGAATCCCTTCTGCGGCCAGGGCCTTCAGCACTGTGCCTTTGCGGCCTAGCACGATCTGATTTTTCGTCCAGAAATTGCGATAGATCCCCCTCAACCTGGGCAGCAGAGGGTCTGCAGGATCCACCCCCACCCGCACGAGATTCCGGTAAAGCAGGCCCAGGAGCCGGAAAGTCCCGGCCTCCAGATGGTTGATGTCATTTTCCGCCTTCCAACGGTCCCAGGCCGGCAAGGCCTCATTCGCATCCAGAATCGCAGCCCGCAGCAGCAGTGTTTGCCCCGGCGTGGGCCAGCAGCCTCCGGTCAAAAGCACGGCGGTGACAGCAGGGGGGGCTGAGATGGGCATGAGATCAGGACGGTGCGGCAGATTCCCACACTTCGCATGACTGCGGCACGAATCATGCAAACATTTCATTCCTGGACAAAAATTCGGGCTGGAATTCTGCATCCATTGGTGAAGCCTGCGTTCCTCCTTCCGTTTGAACCCCATGTCTCCCCGCTACCGCCTCAACGAGCCCGATGTCAGTGCCGAAGTCTTCGACGAAGAAGTTCTCGCCATCAATCTAAAGACTGGGCACTACCACAGCCTGAGGGAGTCTTCCATTTTCCTCTGGCAGACTTTGATGCAGGGCTTTTCCATTGAGGAGACCGCCTCCCGCTTGACCTCCAAGTATCCCGAAATCGCGGCGCAAGCCCTGGCGGAGACGGAGACCTTCGCAAAACATTTGGTGGAGGGAGGGCTGGTCGTTGAGGCGCCTGATGCGACAAGCTCTGCAGACGTGCCCCCTGCCGAGCCTGCTGGCAAACCTTTCGTCAGCCCGTTGATTGAGAGCTACACAGACATGCAGGATTTGCTCCTCATCGATCCGATCCATGAAGTGGACGTGCAAACCGGCTGGCCTCAAAAACCGGCTTCCTGACCCCGGGCATGGCAGCGACACATTCCCCGGTCGAACCTTCGGAGATTCGAACGAGACTGGACACCTATTTTGAAGCGCTGCTCGCCGCCTACGAGGAGGCGACCAGGAGATCCCCTGCCCATTCCTACACCCGCGCTCTGGCCGAACGACGCCTTGTCGTGCGCACGGTCGGAAAGGCACTTCAGGAGGTGTTCACGCCTTCGCTCACTCACCTTCCCACCTTGTCCACCTGCCTTCCTGGCGGGTTGGAGGTGCTCGCGTGGGATGAGGCTGCCACTGGAGTTCCGCTCCCCGCTCCCCCGTGGCCTCCTCCTCCTGAAGGCACAGCAACCTCGGCCCCAAGACTGACCTTGCCGGCAGGGGGGGAAGACTACCGTATCCAACTCGCAGAACAGGAAGCGTTCTTCATCATGTACTCCCTGAACAAAAGGCAGGCGGTCATCTGGACGCGCGAAGCGGCCAGCCTCCCCACCTACGTTCACTCCGCCCCCTTTCCCGCACTCATCCGCTGGTGGTCCCAGCAAAACGCACTTCTCATGCTCCACGCGGGTTGCGTCGGCATCGGTTCCGGAGCTGCATTGCTCGTCGGCAAGAGTGGCTCAGGCAAATCCACCACTGCTCTTCATTGCGCCCTCTCCGGGTTTCACTACCTGAGCGATGACCTCTGTCTGGTGCGGACCCAGCCGCACCCCCATGCCTACTGCCTTTTCAACAGTGGAAAGCTCCTGCCCCATACCCTGAGCCAGTTTCCCCAGCTTACATCCCTCGCGGTGGATCCACAGCCGGGATCAGAGGGCAAGCCAGTGATCTTCATGCACCAGCATTTCCCAGACAAAGTCGCGGGGGAAATGCCTTTGAAGGCGGTGATCGCTCCCCGGGTGGCAGGCACCCCGGAAACTCGCTCCAGCGTCATTTCGCCGGCGGAGGCGCTCAGGGCATTGGCCCCCAGCACGCTGCTGCCACGCTCGCATCCAGAGCATGCCTCCTTTCACGACATGGCCCGGCTCGTGCGGCACCTGCCCTGTTATCGCCTCGAACTCGGCACCCGCATGGAGGAGATCCCCGCCGTCATCCGCCAGCTCATAGAATCCTCGGATTGATGCGCATCCTGCACTGGAACGACGGATACTACCCGCACATCGGCGGCACGGAGTTGCTCGTACGTAGTCTCTGCCATGTGCAACAGGCAGCCGGTCACCATGTCACCGTGGTGGGGCGGTCTCTTCCTGACTGCCCCGCTGAGGAGGAAATCGACAATATCCCGGTATGGCGGCGCCCGGTGCCGGAGGAGAGGCTCATTCAGCAGCCTGGCTTGTTGAGCCAGCAGGTCAAGGCATGCGCCGCTTTCAAACGCAGATTTCAGCCGGATGTCATCCATATTCATGGCTCCCACATGGCGGGCTGGCTCCATCTCCTGACGCGGGAGGCCGTATCCTGCCCCACCATCCTCTCGCTGCACGCCCCCATCCGCCTGCCGGCTCCCGTGCAGAGAAGGCTCCTCATGGGAGTCGAGGCTGTCGCAGCCGTCTCTGCCAGCATGAAACAGCAGTTCGCCCCCCTGCTGGAAGGGCGCACCGGACTGGTTCAAGTTGTTCACAACGGCCTGTCCTTTCCCGCCATCTCCCCCGCCCCCCTCCAACAGCCGTTCACCGCCCTGTGCCTGGGGCGCATCGTGCGCGAGAAAGGTTTTGACATCGCCTTGCAGGCACTCGCGAAGCTGCCACAACTCCGGCTCATCGTGGCTGGAGACGGCGCAGCCCTGCCCACCCTTCAGCAACTGGCACTTGAGCTCAACATCGCCAATCGCGTTGAATTTCGAGGCTGGGTGCATCCTCACGCTGTGCCAGGGCTCCTCAACGAAGTCAGCGCGGTGGTCATGCCCTCCCGCTGGGAGGAACCGTTTGGACTCGTTGCACTCCAGGCAGCGCAAATGGGCCGCCCTATCGTTGCCAGCCGTATCGGAGGTCTGCCTGAGATCGTCCATCACGGCGAAACCGGGCTGCTCGTTCCACCAGAAGATCCCTCCGCCCTTGCGGATGCCCTGCAATCCCTGTTTGCTGCCCCCAGCACAGCTGCCGCGATGGGGGCGGCCGCCCGGCTGCATGCGGCAGCCCGCTTCTCGATCGAGCGCTGCGCCTGTCAATACCACGAACTCTACACCCTCGCCGCAAAAACAACACCCATTGATGAAACTCCTATTCTGGACTGAGTTCTTCCCCCCCCCACATCGGCGGGATAGAGGTCCGCTCCGCAGAACTTGTGTCCGAACTTTGCCGGCAAGGGCACGATTGCATGGTGATAACGAGCCGCCTCCCTGCCACCCTTCCCGCGCAGGAGACTTTGAACGGAGCCTTGGTTCACCGCATTGAGTTCCGGCAGGCGATCGAACGCAAAAATCTTCGCGCCATGCTCGAAGTTCGTGAAAACATCCAGGCGGCAAAACTGAATTTCCAGCCTGATGCGGAAGTTGTTTTTGTTTCCGGCCCCATGGTTGCCCTCCAGCACATGGCCAACTCCCGGAACGCTGTCCCAACCATCGCCAGCCTCCAAGGAGCCCTTCAGGACTATCTGAGCCCCGGAGGATCAGTGAGGAAACAGCTCGGGGCTTGCCATGCCATCATCACTGTTTCACAATTCCTCCATCGCGCCGTATGCGGGGCCATGCCAGAGCTGGCCTCCAAGGTAGTGGCCCTTCCGAACAGCCTTCCTACACCCAGGTGCGCTCCGCAGCCACTGCCATTGGATCCCCCTGTCATTCTGGCGCTGGGGCGTCTCGTCCATGATAAGGGCTTTGACCTGGCCCTCCGTGCCATGTCCCGTCTCCGGGATGCAGGATCCAACGCCGTCATGGTCATCGCTGGAGACGGACCAGAACGTCAATCCCTGGAGGCGCTTGCGATGGAACTCCGTCTGCACGATCACGTTCGTTTCATGGGATGGGTGTCGCCAGACCGGGTACCAGAGTTGATCAACACCGCCAGCCTGCTGGTGGTCCCTTCACGCTGGGAAGAAGCTTTTGGACTGGTCAGCCTCCAGGCAGCCCAAATGGGTCGTCCTGTCGTGGGCTCCCGCATGGGAGCCACCCCTGAGATCGTGGTCCACGGTGAGACCGGCCTCCTTTTCGAAAACGAGAATGTACCCGAGTTTTCCCATGCTCTCGGCTCTCTGCTAAGCAGCCCGGAGCGCATGCGCACCATGGGAGA contains these protein-coding regions:
- a CDS encoding nucleotidyltransferase domain-containing protein, which gives rise to MPISAPPAVTAVLLTGGCWPTPGQTLLLRAAILDANEALPAWDRWKAENDINHLEAGTFRLLGLLYRNLVRVGVDPADPLLPRLRGIYRNFWTKNQIVLGRKGTVLKALAAEGIPCMLLKGAGLTLTVYRDHGVRPMDDFDLLVPLSRVGQAMDILEGLGWQSQVHAPRELPASIHACSFRDAAEATIDLHWRLCHLPAGRDFDRTLWEGRQLLELHGEPAGVPCATDQFLHTCAHGPQYKAVSPVRWIADAYFLVQQAGGKIDWRRVAEHAPAVGTVQGVQGTLDYLQKHLEVKIPAEASRWLGDLRPTFQERWESRLLGKRLPSPLHRMPLDFSHHLRCSRGQGMWRQLRGFPVYFRHVNNLLPGQFTSHHRARAAYWFRHWLPWYMRQVPRLLQHREVGSVGQFKGEDLRGFYPLEPYGNRLLRWSRPEATVWLTFPEGLFFKVWIDVGRLRAWSSDLSKHLQFSVDGEPLPQSCVKGKQGILTLSIALSAVADQSGRRAELSWACLPHVAAGDSRALGLPVLSVKVATVRPSKSDSTVPNEALSEVQMNPVDAS
- a CDS encoding PqqD family protein yields the protein MSPRYRLNEPDVSAEVFDEEVLAINLKTGHYHSLRESSIFLWQTLMQGFSIEETASRLTSKYPEIAAQALAETETFAKHLVEGGLVVEAPDATSSADVPPAEPAGKPFVSPLIESYTDMQDLLLIDPIHEVDVQTGWPQKPAS
- a CDS encoding glycosyltransferase family 4 protein, whose protein sequence is MRILHWNDGYYPHIGGTELLVRSLCHVQQAAGHHVTVVGRSLPDCPAEEEIDNIPVWRRPVPEERLIQQPGLLSQQVKACAAFKRRFQPDVIHIHGSHMAGWLHLLTREAVSCPTILSLHAPIRLPAPVQRRLLMGVEAVAAVSASMKQQFAPLLEGRTGLVQVVHNGLSFPAISPAPLQQPFTALCLGRIVREKGFDIALQALAKLPQLRLIVAGDGAALPTLQQLALELNIANRVEFRGWVHPHAVPGLLNEVSAVVMPSRWEEPFGLVALQAAQMGRPIVASRIGGLPEIVHHGETGLLVPPEDPSALADALQSLFAAPSTAAAMGAAARLHAAARFSIERCACQYHELYTLAAKTTPIDETPILD
- a CDS encoding glycosyltransferase family 4 protein; translated protein: MEVRSAELVSELCRQGHDCMVITSRLPATLPAQETLNGALVHRIEFRQAIERKNLRAMLEVRENIQAAKLNFQPDAEVVFVSGPMVALQHMANSRNAVPTIASLQGALQDYLSPGGSVRKQLGACHAIITVSQFLHRAVCGAMPELASKVVALPNSLPTPRCAPQPLPLDPPVILALGRLVHDKGFDLALRAMSRLRDAGSNAVMVIAGDGPERQSLEALAMELRLHDHVRFMGWVSPDRVPELINTASLLVVPSRWEEAFGLVSLQAAQMGRPVVGSRMGATPEIVVHGETGLLFENENVPEFSHALGSLLSSPERMRTMGELAESRAAAEFGFDRYVERYLQVFASLTR